The stretch of DNA AAAACCCTGAATGCCCAGGCTGCTGGTGCTATTGCGGTTATTATATGCAATTTTGAGGATGTAATTATCGATATGGGCTCTCCCAGTGGTATCGCTGAGCCAAATATTCCTACCTTGATGCTTAAAAATACCGATTGTCAGACCATTCGAAACTTCCTTAATCAGGGTGTCCAGGTTAAATTGCAGCAGCCTGATATCTCGGGGCCTACCTTTGTAGATGGAGATTTTGATAATGTAGTCGTGGCGCATGAATATGGTCATGGCATTTCCAACAGATTAACAGGTGGCCCATCTAGTGCAGGGTGTTTGTTCAATGATGAAAACATGGGAGAAGGCTGGAGTGATTTTTTCTCCTTAGTGATGACGGTGAAACCTGGTGAAAATGGTACGGAACCCAAACATGTGGGGTCCTATGTTTGGACGAGAACGGCCGCTGGGACCGGTGTCCGCCGCCTGCCCTATGCAACAGATCTAGCGATAAATAACCAGACTTTCAAAGATATCATCGGAACGGGAGGAGTGGTTTATAATCCTCGCCCAACAGAAGAACCAGTGAGGGGGGCGCCTCACCCGTTAGGCGAAATCTGGACAGGTGTTTTGTGGGATTTATATTGGGCAATGGTCGAAGTATATGATTTTGATGAAGACCTGATACACGGAACCGGCGGGAATAACATGGCGGTTCAACTGGTTTTGGATGGCCTCAAATTGCAGGCTTGCAATCCTGGCTTCATTGATGGGCGCGATGCCATTTTGAAGGCGGATGAATTGACCTATAACGGTGCCAACCAGTGCTTGATTTGGGAAGTTTTTGCGCGAAGAGGCTTAGGTTTTGGTGCTAGTCAAGGCTCCCAATTTGATCGCAATGATGGTGTCGAAAGTTTTGAGGTGAACCCTGCCTGCATCCCTAGTCTAAAAATAGCCAAACAAGCCACCTCTGTGATCAATCCAGGAGATGAGATTACCTATACCCTTCAGGTTTTTAACCACAAACCTTCCGCCATTAGTGGTGTAGTCGTCACGGATATTTTGCCGGATGGGACTAGTTTTATAGCGGGCTCTGCTACAGGGAATGACGATGTCGATTTAAATGGCAACATGATTTCCTTTTCCATAGGGAATATGGCGGCGGGAGATACAGTGACGCTTTCCTATCGGGTCTTTACAAGCTCGGAACTTAAGTCAACCCGCCAGTTTTATGATGACGTGGAGAGTCTTACTACAGAAGAAACATGGATCTTTGATTTTTTGGAGGGAACGACTATTTGGGAGGTGAGTAACGTGGAAGCACATAGTGGAACCAAGGCTTGGTACGTAGAGAATACCAATACGGAAAACGACCAGATTCTATATTTGGCTGAACCTATCCGAATTGAAGGAACGCAACCGGTGCTTCGCTTTTTTCATGAATATGAGACTGAGGCCGGTTTCGATGGGGGTTTTGTGGAAGTTTCGGCAGATGGTGGCAATTTTTGGCGCGCTTTAGATCCGGCTACCTATTTTAGGGGCAATAATTTGCAACCGATTAATTACAGTACTTTTGCGGTCCCCGGCATTCACGCTTTTAGTGGAAATAGCAATGGCTTTATGGCCAGTTATGTAGATTTGAGCGAATTCATTGGCCAAGATATTCAAATTAGGTTTCGGTTTGGAACAGATGGCGTAGAAAGCCGCCTGGGTTGGTTTATTGATGATATTGAAATAATGGACCTGTTTAATTACCAATCGGAGGCTTGTGTCATAAGTGAAGAAGGCGATGAGGCCTGTGCTTTTGCCCCAGAACGAGGAACTGTCGTCAATGATGAGACCGTATTGCCTGTAAGTGAGATTCCCTCCTTAGGTGCGACGGTTTCTATTTTCCCCAATCCAGCCCAATCCATGTTGAATGTGGCTGTTGTATCAGAAAAGGCCAGTCCAGTGGCGATTAGTCTTTTTAGTATTGATGGTAAATTGTTATTGGAACAACGTCGGCAACTGCAGGTAGGGGAGCAGCGCTTTGCCATGGATGTCTCCTCTCTGGCTACTGGATTTTATTTAGTTCGGTTGAGTGCCGATAATACGGTTGTTACCCAAAAACTGGTTATTGAGTAAATTCGAAGAAAAAAAAACTCCCGAGCCTTTTGCCCGGGAGGGAATGATCAAAAAACAGCAGGATATAACAATGTTTGAAAACATTATTCGATAGCAATGATTGTCCAGGCGTCGGTCTGGACGATCGTTGCTATTGTATTTTTATTTGAAATTACAACGTGCGAAGACACCTGAAAGAGAAGCTATCAGGGTATTAGTATCAGTTTGCAGATGAAAGTACCTGTTTGGGTAGATCTCTTAAAACAAAATTTACGCCTTTCGGCTAATATGGTCTACGCCTACCCCAGCATACGCGCTAAGAGGCCCATCACAAATCGCTTATTCTGCGAATGACTCGATACAAACGCGTATATTCATTTACTTCTTCAATGAATGGATCATATTCGAGGTGATTAGCCGAAATGAGTTTCAAATGAGTGACTCTATTTTTATGGTTTGTAATTCGTTGCACGTATTTCACCCAGAGCGAGCCATTGTTCTTGACCGCATAGATTTTGTTGTCGCGGATTTCATGAACGCCGGCAATTTCACGGCAAATCACAAGGTCACTATCCCTTATAATGGGTTCCATACTATTGCCACTAATCGGAAAGCTGACCAAGCTGCTACCTGCCAAACCAGGAATGCTAAAAAAGGACGTATCTTCCGTTGCAAAGCCACCTACTTCTACAGCCGTACCCGCAAAAGCTTCTACACTGGTAAACAGAATATTGCCTCTGGTGGGTACTTCATTACTCATAGGCGTTTCTTCGGGTAGGTCGAAGCCAAAAGGCGTGCCCATGTCATCTAATAAATAAGACTCATTAACACCATACTCACTACAAACAATACGTGCCTGCCGGTAATCTATGCAGCGTTTATCATCCGCATTGAGATAGGCTCTGATAATATGCCCATAGGCCTTATTGCCAAGGATTCTTTCTGCAAAATCCCCCATCCCTTTACCGTTGCGGTCATTCTTAACCACCACGCCTTTCTCTTCTAATAATTGAAAAACCTTGATAAAACGCTCGTTGAGCTGGATCCTATCTTCACGTATCATGTTTGAAGATTTATGTTTTTAAAACAAAACTAAATAATTTGGTTGCAATATAAAACGAATTTGTTTTTAAAACAAATAATTTCAAAGGAATATTTTTAAATTATTTGTTGTTTTTAAAAATAATGCCACACAAAAGGGAAGTTGGAAAACCGAAGTCTGAAATGCGAGATCGGAGGGCCACCTAGGCAAAAGGTGCCGCTTTTCCCCAAAAGGGTCGCCTTCACCTTCGATGGCTGAGTGCCAAAGGCTACAAGTTGACTGACTACTAGCTCGTATGTGATTGGGCTGGAGATGCACCGCTTGTTAAGTCCCGACCTTCCCAGTTCTTTCAGCGTGCTACGATATTTTCCATCACTTTCAGCACTACATCCAGCTCTTCCACCGTATTATAATAATGAGGAGAAAGTCGCAAGAGCCAATCTACCTTTTTCTTTCCCATATCAAAACGGTTATACGCCTGGCTGGTATATGCGCTATTTATGCCTTGCTGGAGCAAATGCTGGTGCAAGTGAGGAGCTTGCCAATCAGGCAAGTGCAGGGTGACGATACCCGCTTTTTCTACTCCCAGGTCAAGGACTCGGATCGGGGGTATTGCCTGTAAGCCATCTCGAAGGTACTGCGCCAGCCATTTAACCCTTTTTTCAATGCGATCCATCCCTATTTCATTTGTATAGGCAGCAGCCACAGCGGCCCCCAACATAAAAGCGTAGGGCTTTTCCCATAATTCAAAACGTTTAGCATTTCCTAAGGCTTCGAATTCGTCCTCTGCACTCCAAGCTGCACTGTGCAGATCTAAAAAGAGAGGAGCGAGATGTTGCTCCAAAACGCGGTCAGACACAAAAAGAAAACCCGTTCCTCGTGGTCCTCGCAAGAACTTTCGGCCCGTACCACTTAGAAAATCACAGCCTATTTTTTCTACATCCAGTACCAACTGCCCAATCGATTGACAAGCATCCACCAAATAGAGGATGTCTCGCTCCCTGCAAGCTTTACCAATGGCTTCGATGGGTTGGATCAATCCTGAATTGGTGGGAACATGGGTAACTGCAACAAGTTTGGGGTGGTATTGATCCATCTTTTGGACCATGTCTTGGGGGTCAACGCCGCCTTCCGGGACATCACGAGCATGCACAATTTGGACACCCCATAATTGTTTGATTTGCAAAAAAGCGATTTGATTCGAAACATAATCATTCAAGGTCGTCAGGATGACGTCGCCCTGTCGGAAGGGAATAGCGGAAAGGGCCTTATTATAAGCATCTGTTGCATTAGTGGCAAAAGCGATCTGACTCGCTTTGGCGTTTATGAGTTTGGCAAAATTGGTGTAAAAGGCGTCCAATCCTTCTTTTTGTAGGGCCGCTGTTTCGTAGCCACCATAATCCATCTCCATTTGGAGGTAGTGATCAATGTTTTTTTTAACGCCTAAAGGCATAAAAGCAGCACCGGCATTATTGAGGTGAATAAGGCTTGATGTCCCCGGCGTATCTTTTCGAAATTGGGCTATTTCTGATGAGGTGAATAGGTTCATGATCTGTTTTTTCAAAAGCACAAATTAAATGTATGAATTACCTTTCTAGGGTAAATCGATTTTAATATTTAAAATTTTCAATACCATGATTTGCGTAAATCCTTGCTGAAAGCTAATTTTGATCTCCCTTGATAACAAGGTCATGATAAGGTCATAGTCGCCGGAAATTTGCGTGCTAAGGGCATTAGTATGAATTTCAACCCCTTTATTTTGACGTAGTCGACGGATGAAATCCAGGATGGGCGTCTCATAATCTTCTTGCAAAGGATACATACTAATATCTACAGATGCATTCATTTTCATTATCTTTGTTGTAGCCTCTAATGTAAAGAAATTAAAAATTACTGCGGAAGCCTGTTCCATAATTCCTATATTTGGACCCTATATACTGGTGAAAATAATTTATGGCAAAGAAGAAGAAGGGACAGTTATCGCTCAATCTGGGCATTAAAGATGAACGAGTTCCTAAATTGATTGGTGTATTATGTTGGTTTCTCGCCATCTACCTGTTTATTGCATTTACTTCCTATTTGTTTACTTGGAAAGAGGACCAAGACAAGGTGCTCAAGTTTTCGTGGGAACTATTTGTACAGGGGAATCTTGAGATGGCCAACTGGCTTGGGCGCCTGGGGGCGATCATCTCTAATATGTTCTTTTTCTGGGGATTTGGGCTTGGGTCTTTTGTGTTTGTTTACCTTTTGGCTCAACTTGGACGAGACCTCATCCAGGAAAAACCCTTTAAGCAATTTATACCCGTCCTCACCTATGCCTTGGTTTCGATGCTGCTGGCAACTATTCTCCTCGAGTTTATTACAGGGGATAATGGCTTTCCTTGGGGCGGAGCCTTTGGTCAAGGGGTTAGTGGATGGCTGCATAACTTTGTGGGTACGCTTGGGATGATTGTACTGATTGTTTTTGCCATAGCAGGTATGATCACCTGGCGGTTTAATCCCAATTATAATGATATGACGCCCCAGAAAGCCATGGGCGAAACCCGCGATTACATCAGTTCTATCCTGAATGGCCGTAGACGAAGACCGGGAGCGGGTTCATCGGATATCAAAGATACAGCGGCAACAACAGCCTTGAAGCCTACAGGGACAAGAGGGCTGGAGGAGAGGGATTCGCTATTGGTGCCAAAAGGGAGCCAATTGGCCTTCGACCTCGCTGAACGAGAACGCCAAAAACCAGCTTCGCTTAAATTAGGTGAAGGCGGCTTAGAAATTCAGGAGTCGCCACTGCCAGATGATGATGATGGCTTGTCTTTAGAAGAAAATCCATTGCCAGGAGAAGCAAACCCCATTTTACCTATTCAAGAAGAAAATGTAGAACATTCAGAGCCTTACGATCCTACCCTGGAGCTTTCTTCTTATGAACATCCTGTTACCACCCTGTTGATAGATTATTCAGATCACAAGGTAGAAATAGATCGGGCTGAACTGGAAGCCAATAAAGACCAGATCATTGAAACACTGCTCAATTACAAAATTGAAATCATTAAGATAAGGGCTACTATTGGCCCTACAGTTACCCTATATGAAATTGTTCCAGCTCCAGGGGTACGTATTTCTAGAATTAAAAACCTGGAAGACGATATTGCCTTGAGTTTGTCAGCCCTTGGCATTCGGATCATCGCACCAATTCCTGGAAAAGGAACGATTGGTATTGAAGTGCCAAACAAAAAACCGCAGACTGTCTCTATGCGCGAAGTATTGATGTCAGAAAAATTCAAACGCGCTAAAATGGACCTGCCTATCGCTTTGGGAAAAACAATTTCTAACGAAGTTTTTGTCGTGGATTTAGCCAAAATGCCCCACTTGTTGGTGGCAGGGGCTACGGGTCAGGGTAAATCAGTCGGGATCAACTCTATTATCATGTCCTTGCTCTATAAAAAACACCCTTCGCAGGTCAAATTGGTGTTAATCGACCCTAAAAAGGTGGAACTTTTCCCTTACAGTAAAATCGAGCATCATTTTTTGGCCTATCTACCTGGCCAGGACGAGCCCATTACGACAGAAACCAATAAGGTGATCCATACGCTTAACTCGCTCTGTATAGAAATGGATACCCGCTATGATTTACTGAAAAAAGCCTCTGCACGGAATATTCGAGAATACAATGAGAAATTTATTGACAGGCGCCTGAACCCGCTGAAGGGTCACCGGTTTATGCCTTTTATCGTGCTGATTATTGATGAGTTTGCAGATTTGATTATGACAGCAGGCAAAGAGGTCGAGTTGCCAATAGGCCGTCTGGCCCAGTTGGCCCGTGCAGTGGGTATCCACTTGATTATTGCTACGCAGCGTCCTTCTGTAAATATTATTACTGGGGTCATCAAAGCCAACTTCCCTGCCCGTATTGCCTTTAAAGTAACGGCAAAAGTTGACTCCCGCACGATTTTAGATGGGGGAGGGGCCGACCAGTTAATTGGTAGAGGCGATATGCTCCTGTCTGTTGGTGGTGAAATGGTGCGTCTGCAAGGGGCATTTGTCGATACCCCCGAAGTAGAGGCGGTCGTTAAGTTTATCTCCAATCAGCCAGGATATCCAGAGCCCTATTGGTTACCCGAATTTCACGGAGATGATGCAGACATACCCGGGGCAACCAGCCTCAAGTATTCTGATTTGGATGAAATGTTTGAAGATGCAGCGCGTTTGATTGTGCAAAACCAACATGGTTCTACCTCAATGGTTCAGCGACGATTAAAGCTGGGATACAATCGTGCCGGCCGGATTATGGACCAATTGGAAGCCATTGGCGTGGTAGGTCCATCAGAAGGAAGTAAAGCTAGAGAGGTCCTGATATACGATGAGATCGAATTAGAACGTTTCTTAGAGGATATTAAAAGTCGAAAGTAGATACCGCAATCGTAACATGAAATTATTTCCTCTAAACAAAAGTGGCCTTGTTGTCATGGCCTTGGTTTTACTTTTCTCTGCTTGTGAAAACCATCAAACAACCACTCCCCTTGCTATGCCAATAACCGACATTCACGTGCCGGTTCCGTCAGTACTGTCAAAAGGGGAAGAACGAGTGCTGGCTGAATTTGAAAAATGGATAGATACTAGTTTCGCTAAAATAGGCCCTCCGGGGCTG from Saprospiraceae bacterium encodes:
- a CDS encoding M36 family metallopeptidase encodes the protein MNTVQTKVFHGVIFVILLFLPPALNAQKQTPLDVALRYVEQKHSQWGLQPADIKEMMVSDQFLSKHNQVSHFYFLQQLAGIEVESAVLGVHVTSDGKIGFATSRFVADLEHKVKATSPSLEAKAAIQKAAEHLGLPFDNAVQFLEKEGTHAFRFSPGKTARNDIQVQLIFWPQPHTDQVHLVWRVTLEEPTAAMKIWDLLVDATNGDLLQQRDRVLRCNFSGKASHEHDVSCQSAEAISFKPLQEALSTTYTLPPTAGETYHVFPFPLANPLQGPRQLMNSPADNEASPYGWHDTDGLPGAEYTITRGNNVHAFQDRNGNSVSAGDEPDGGSSLIFDFPLDLSKEPDQYIDAAVTQLFYTTNAVHDFFYAYGFDEAAGNFQENNYGKGGQGSDGVMANAQDFGADPYQEPADPSDDQLNNANFFSPRDGENPRIQLYLFDRQGNDLFTVLEPEPLRGAFETGIAVFGPSITSTPIEGSIANAIDNSNKPTLGCNAISNASEVNGKIAMIDRGECYFKEKTLNAQAAGAIAVIICNFEDVIIDMGSPSGIAEPNIPTLMLKNTDCQTIRNFLNQGVQVKLQQPDISGPTFVDGDFDNVVVAHEYGHGISNRLTGGPSSAGCLFNDENMGEGWSDFFSLVMTVKPGENGTEPKHVGSYVWTRTAAGTGVRRLPYATDLAINNQTFKDIIGTGGVVYNPRPTEEPVRGAPHPLGEIWTGVLWDLYWAMVEVYDFDEDLIHGTGGNNMAVQLVLDGLKLQACNPGFIDGRDAILKADELTYNGANQCLIWEVFARRGLGFGASQGSQFDRNDGVESFEVNPACIPSLKIAKQATSVINPGDEITYTLQVFNHKPSAISGVVVTDILPDGTSFIAGSATGNDDVDLNGNMISFSIGNMAAGDTVTLSYRVFTSSELKSTRQFYDDVESLTTEETWIFDFLEGTTIWEVSNVEAHSGTKAWYVENTNTENDQILYLAEPIRIEGTQPVLRFFHEYETEAGFDGGFVEVSADGGNFWRALDPATYFRGNNLQPINYSTFAVPGIHAFSGNSNGFMASYVDLSEFIGQDIQIRFRFGTDGVESRLGWFIDDIEIMDLFNYQSEACVISEEGDEACAFAPERGTVVNDETVLPVSEIPSLGATVSIFPNPAQSMLNVAVVSEKASPVAISLFSIDGKLLLEQRRQLQVGEQRFAMDVSSLATGFYLVRLSADNTVVTQKLVIE
- a CDS encoding S24 family peptidase — protein: MIREDRIQLNERFIKVFQLLEEKGVVVKNDRNGKGMGDFAERILGNKAYGHIIRAYLNADDKRCIDYRQARIVCSEYGVNESYLLDDMGTPFGFDLPEETPMSNEVPTRGNILFTSVEAFAGTAVEVGGFATEDTSFFSIPGLAGSSLVSFPISGNSMEPIIRDSDLVICREIAGVHEIRDNKIYAVKNNGSLWVKYVQRITNHKNRVTHLKLISANHLEYDPFIEEVNEYTRLYRVIRRISDL
- a CDS encoding DNA translocase FtsK, producing MAKKKKGQLSLNLGIKDERVPKLIGVLCWFLAIYLFIAFTSYLFTWKEDQDKVLKFSWELFVQGNLEMANWLGRLGAIISNMFFFWGFGLGSFVFVYLLAQLGRDLIQEKPFKQFIPVLTYALVSMLLATILLEFITGDNGFPWGGAFGQGVSGWLHNFVGTLGMIVLIVFAIAGMITWRFNPNYNDMTPQKAMGETRDYISSILNGRRRRPGAGSSDIKDTAATTALKPTGTRGLEERDSLLVPKGSQLAFDLAERERQKPASLKLGEGGLEIQESPLPDDDDGLSLEENPLPGEANPILPIQEENVEHSEPYDPTLELSSYEHPVTTLLIDYSDHKVEIDRAELEANKDQIIETLLNYKIEIIKIRATIGPTVTLYEIVPAPGVRISRIKNLEDDIALSLSALGIRIIAPIPGKGTIGIEVPNKKPQTVSMREVLMSEKFKRAKMDLPIALGKTISNEVFVVDLAKMPHLLVAGATGQGKSVGINSIIMSLLYKKHPSQVKLVLIDPKKVELFPYSKIEHHFLAYLPGQDEPITTETNKVIHTLNSLCIEMDTRYDLLKKASARNIREYNEKFIDRRLNPLKGHRFMPFIVLIIDEFADLIMTAGKEVELPIGRLAQLARAVGIHLIIATQRPSVNIITGVIKANFPARIAFKVTAKVDSRTILDGGGADQLIGRGDMLLSVGGEMVRLQGAFVDTPEVEAVVKFISNQPGYPEPYWLPEFHGDDADIPGATSLKYSDLDEMFEDAARLIVQNQHGSTSMVQRRLKLGYNRAGRIMDQLEAIGVVGPSEGSKAREVLIYDEIELERFLEDIKSRK
- a CDS encoding aminotransferase class V-fold PLP-dependent enzyme: MNLFTSSEIAQFRKDTPGTSSLIHLNNAGAAFMPLGVKKNIDHYLQMEMDYGGYETAALQKEGLDAFYTNFAKLINAKASQIAFATNATDAYNKALSAIPFRQGDVILTTLNDYVSNQIAFLQIKQLWGVQIVHARDVPEGGVDPQDMVQKMDQYHPKLVAVTHVPTNSGLIQPIEAIGKACRERDILYLVDACQSIGQLVLDVEKIGCDFLSGTGRKFLRGPRGTGFLFVSDRVLEQHLAPLFLDLHSAAWSAEDEFEALGNAKRFELWEKPYAFMLGAAVAAAYTNEIGMDRIEKRVKWLAQYLRDGLQAIPPIRVLDLGVEKAGIVTLHLPDWQAPHLHQHLLQQGINSAYTSQAYNRFDMGKKKVDWLLRLSPHYYNTVEELDVVLKVMENIVAR
- a CDS encoding YkoF family thiamine/hydroxymethylpyrimidine-binding protein, with the translated sequence MNASVDISMYPLQEDYETPILDFIRRLRQNKGVEIHTNALSTQISGDYDLIMTLLSREIKISFQQGFTQIMVLKILNIKIDLP